The genomic stretch GGCCTTGGTACACCTCTATTAAGTCCAGATTTGACGTCGGCGACACTGAAAAGCCTGACAGCCACCTTTGAGTTTCCTTCTAACtaccaagttcttcttccttctccttctaaTTGACCAAATGCTCCGTCGCCCggctgtctttgtttctttagggatcagtttaccgccggtctacGGTTTCCAATTCAACCCTTATTTCCTGCTGTATGTAAATATTTTCGCATCTCTCTTCATCAACTAGTGGCAAACTCCTTTCGATTGCTGTGTGGGGTGGTGATTCTGTtccgcctgcacgacattcctctcactccccggctttttcattatttttattatcccaagttgTTCGAGCCagggacttttcttttccaagctcAAGCGGGCTTAGTTTTTTCGATaaaatgccgacctccaacaagtatTGGAGGAAATACTTCTTTTTTATGCGTTTTCCAAAGCGACCAAACTTCCCGACCAACTGGCAGCTTGAAGTGGCGAGTCAGCCTCCACTAAAAAAGTACAAGAGCCGATCAGACTACCTTAATGTAGCTTCAATATTGGTCGGTCAGAaatatgacatccacaagttgctgctggagggtgtcctctacgttttcggcttgagtccgatctgCACAAGGCTTCCGTCCAACCTACCCCAGCTCCAGCTCCGGTGACTGTTCCCCCCATATCGTCTGATCAGACACCATCGTTGTCCGGTCTGCCACAGAGAACCATTTGTGCGCCGCCAGTTGCCTTCATGCCGCCGCCATCAAAGGTTCAAAAATCTGGCATCCGCTCGACGTCTAGTAGAGCGACCTCGACCCAGTCAGCCCCAAGCGGCCAGCACCACATAACGACGGTTCTCCATCTTCCGACTGAGGAATGGCATGAGTCGGATGACGCTGAGTCCCAAGCTCCCGAGCACTAGATAATTATTCAGGGGCTGCTAGCACAGATATGAGCTGACGCCCGAGCCCGTGCAACGGTCATGCCTTCGGGGGCGCTCGTGGACAGCgcacccagatgtccactggaGTAAGTGTTGTATTTTCTTAATTTACCTCTGATAGACACTTATATTTTCCTGATTACTTTAcagtattgggtagagagtctGGTCATGCCAAAGGCTCGCTTTTTTGGAGCAGGAGGTTAAACAACTAAAGGCACCGAGCGATCAATCATCTGCTTCTCAGGAGCAGCTGGAGCAAATGAACACTGAGATGGCTCAGCTAAGAGCTGATCTGGCTAGGAGCGCTGAGCTACTGGAGGTGGAGAAAGGATAAAACGCCGAGCAAGCCACCCAAATAGCTATTATTTATTATTAAGTTTattcaattgattaatttaatttagtaatgatttgattaattaattattacttTCAGAATAATTAATTCCATTTTATTAAatgaattattaaattataattgattaattagttattaattaaattaaaatttaagttaattgattattaactttgaattattacttgaattaattaatttaaatttaattaaattaattgggATCAATTAAGAtctatcaaataaattttgaaataattaattaatttatattaagattaacaattattaaatttcaaatttaatttatgttttaatttaagtttttaattaagttatagttATGTTTAATGTTTAGTtaatcttttaattaattttaattaagtttctaATTTACTTGTTTAATTAAATTCattgtaattaattaatttaaattatattttaacattgatttaatttaattttaatatattttaatttaatttaatgttaattaaatttaattttaattttttcttaatcatctcacatTGTTTAATTATTCAACCAATGTATTCTTATAGTTTTATGAAATGAGTTAGTTAAATTTTGAAGATAGTTTGATTTTATATTAGATTCagatttaattgttgattaattaAATACGTATTTGTAATGCCGAGCAGATGGCTATGACTTTGTATGCTGAGTAGGCGACTGAGAAGGCGTCGAGCAGGCGAATATGTACGTTGTGCTGAGCAGGTGACTAAGTATTTTGTGTCGAGCGAGCAGCTAAGTGAATGCCAAGTAGGCAGCTGAGTAGGTGCCAAGCAAGCGGTTATGTACTTTGTGCCAAGTAGGTGGCTGTGTATCCGCAATATCGAGCAGGCTATGTAGTTTGTGCTGAATGGGTGGCTGTGTACTTTATGCCAAGTGGGCGGCTATATACTTTGTGCCAAGTGAGTAGCGAGTAGCTGTGTACTTTATAATTTCAAGTAGGCGATTGAGTAGGTGTCGAGCAAGCGACTTTGTTGGCACATGGGAGCATGCTTATAATCCGATCGAGAGATGAGAGAGATTTTGGACATGTGGAAGCACGCTTATAATCCGATTGAAAGACGCGAAAGTCTTTGGCACCTGGAAGCGACTCGAGAGAGGCGGGCCTGCATTTTTACTAATAAAAGGAGTGCATACAGTAGATCTAACTCTAACAGCAGCCGATCGGCACGTCCTCGCCCCCGTGCTCACCGACGACGGCCGCTGCCCCGCCCCGACCGATTGTGCCGTGACCGCCGCCCTCCTCTTCTCCTGCGCCCTCTCCTCCTTAGTCCTTCCTCCTCACCTTCACCGACAGCGCGGTTCCACGACCCCGCGACCCGCCACGTCCGTTATGGCTTCGTCACCGTTCGCGGCCTCCTAGTCATCGACGGCCACGGGCCACTTCCTCCCGGCCTCGCCACCCGCCACCGCCTCAAGCCCGTCGACTTCGTGCACGCCTTCGCGAAGGTACTTAACTCGTCTTCGCGACCGTCGCCATATCCGACCACAACGTCCTATCCTGCTTCCAACCGAAACTTTCGGACAACGTGAACCGAGCCGTGGCGGCGGTGCCGATGGATGTCGGGTTCGTGGTCAGCGCGGTGTTCGTCGCTTTCCCCACTACTCGCCACGGCATCGGATACCCTGCCACGCACAAATCTTCAAGCGATCGATGTCTAATTATTTGTTCGTTAATTATCAGATCGATAAATATATATATCTTACGAAGTTGATTCACTGGATTGTTCGTGCGCACTATGTTTTTGTTCGTGCCCACTTCATGGAAAACCAAAAGTCAACGTAGAAACAGTCCTTGTCGTCCCCACTGTTCGTCGTATCGTCGACCTCATAAGATCAATTCAAGTTTCGTGGATTGTCTTTTGATAATTCATTTGATTATAATTAAAATGATTATAattataaaggaaaaaaaatgttaTATTGAGGCAAGAACGGATCTACAATTATaagaaatataaattaaaaaaatacaaaaaatgcgTCTGCCGGGAGTCGAACCCGGGTCTATTGCTTGGAAGGCAATTATCCTAACCGTTGGACTACAAACGCTTTATGTGATTTTGGGattaaaaatcaatattcatttatataaattatttcttaattttttagATTTGAGAAACACGTATTTACAAAAATAACGGATCTACAATTATaagaaatataaattaaaaaaatacaaaaactgCGTCTGCCGGGAGTCGAACCCGGGTCTATTGCTTGGAAGGCAATTATCCTAACCGTTGGACTACAAACGCTTTATGTTATTTTgggattaaaaatatatattcatttatataaattatttcttaattttttggaCTTGAGAAACACGTATTTACAAAGATAACGGATCTACAATTATaagaaatataaattaaaaaaatacaaaaactgCGTCTGCCGGGAGTCGAACCCGGGTCTATTGCTTGGAAGGCAATTATCCTAACCGTTGGACTACAAACGCTTTATATATTATGGGGATAAAAAAgtgtatttatttatataaattatttcttaACTTTTTGACCTTGAGAAACACTTATTTACAAAGATAACATACATTAAATCTAGAGTTTGCAGATGTCGATCCGCCGCATCCGGTTCGTCAGAACTCAGGCTTTGCGTTTCTGCTACAGAGAAAGGAGTAGTTCGTTCATTTTGTCAAGTATTCCTTGTAAATATGACGTCATTCTATTTCTGTCAAATTGGCCACGAAAGAACCAAAAGACAGTTGGTAGTCAATAATTTTAGTATTCGGGTTTTAGttaagaaaaatgatatgttaaaggaaataattttaagaaaatatttaaggatatatatataaaatgatggGTCCATAAAAAATTAAATGATGGATCATAAACTTATATAAGATTTTTTCTTGTGCATAGCTCTTGAGTTATTGTTTGGTTTTAATTGCATTTTTTGTCTATGGCTTGTTTGATTTATTAGGAATGCATCACAGGTTAGTTTTCGATTTAGACAAGTTGTAAACTATAGATAATTGTTGAATCAACTTAGTAAAATATTTAAAGGTGGCTCGTTCTTTGCTGATAACTTTCTATCCCAATTTCAATGTAAtgagttttttttatttgaaaatttatatatataaaattatttcccTATTTTAGTTCCATTCAAGCGGCGCCTCGCCATCAATCCACTTTCAAAATTCCCTTCAAAAGACTCACTTTAAATGAATAAATTGAAAAGATAAAATTTGATCCATGGGAAAGAAAAGCCTTTTCGCCTTTTCTTCTGATTTATTATGAAGATAATTAAAAgtagtttttttatttaatagaTAAAGCAAAACGTAGATATTAAAAAGTTAAAACTAAATCCAAGCGTTGGTGATAAACACAGAAGATAGCGTCAATGTTTAGATCCTTGAATTGCGTTCCGATGTGAGCGAGCAGCCATTTCATTGGCGGACGCCATTGGCCATCCGACGCAGCCATCGGGCTTTGCTTCATGTTGCTCTTCCGCCCTCCGCCCGATTCCTTCGATCAATTTTCGCGAAAGAGCAAAGTCACTCCAACTGTTTCCTCCCcttcctccgccgccgccgccgccgcggcTTTAGATGTTATATTTCGGCTATGATCTccgcttcctcttcctcctcgacCACCGACGCCCCGCGAAACCACAAATCCACCGCCGCCGCCAGGCCGAACCAGAATAATAATGCTGCCGCCGCGCTCGTCGTTCCTTCGCCTTCCGTTCTCTCCCCGTCGCAGTCCTCCTCCTCCAGCGTCTCCTCCCACcgcccctcctcctcctcatcgggCGGCGGAGGAGGAAGCGGCGGCGCCAGCCAGGCCTGCGCCGTCTGCAAGTTCCAGCGACGGAGATGCAGGCCCGAATGCCTCCTCGCGCCGTTCTTCCCGGCGAAGGACGCCGCCAAGTTCCAGAACGCCCACCGCCTGTTCGGCGTCAGTAACATCCAGAAGATCGTCCGCCCGCTCGATCCCCTCCAGCGCGCCGTCGCCATGGAGACCATCATCTACGAGTCCGACATGCGCGCCGCCGACCCCGTATCCGGCTGCCTCGGCGTCGTCCACCAGCTCCAGTGCCAGATACGCCATGACTTCGCCGAGCTCGAGTTCGTCCTCAATAAGCTCAACGCCTGCCGcgccgccgccaccgccgccTCCCAGCAACAGAGGCAGGTACCGGCCGCCATCGCCCTTCAGGCCGCCGGTGTCATCGCCGATCAAGACGAACTGAACGGCATCTTTGCCCCTTCGGCGATGATCCACCATCCACAGCAAGCCGATCACGATCAGTTCAGCAATAATTACTTCTGCTACGACGACGACGACAAGGAACAGAGCGTGCTGGTTCCCAACTCCGGCATCAACGCCGCCAATTATAACGACGACGTCATCAATGAACACCAGAAATACTTGACCCTGCAGCCTTTTCAGAACCATCAGGGCATCGTCGAGGGGGACGCCATCATCGACAATCAGGCTGCGGCTTTGATCGCCGACGACGATAACGAATTAGCTCTACCAGACGGCGGCGGAATGTTCGGTTCTATGCGTATGCGTTGCAGGTAATTAAAACTGATCCCTAATTCATTAATTAGTTCCCCTAacccttaattaattaattaaaactttttatcATAGTTAATTAGTTCATCGATCAAAGCCTTAAACCCTAAGAAGAATGAAAGGAATTCAAAGTCCAAAAATTCTTAAGGAAGAATTATTTTTCTCTGTTTTGTTTACGTAACGAGAGTATATGAATCCTTGCAGCTTACAAGTAGATCAATTGAGGGGCGGGCAAAACCCAGTGGAATACGTGCAGGTGCAGGGGCAGGAGCACGATCTGAAGGGCGCTGCCTCTTTGTTTACCCTCACCAACTACAACAacacttgatttttcttcttttccattcttaaatttatttcattacctgtcaataatttattgagatttttttaaaaaaaataaacttattGTTAGATTAATAAGTGACTTCTACAGTCCATTtctgttttgttttgtttcttcGATGCCCAGACTTATTTTTGTTTCTTAAACTTGCATTATTGTGATTACGCTCACTCATCAGAGACCGTCCCAAGTTAGGTAAAGGAGAAAAAATCATAGTTCAAATTAATAagtttttaatatatataaacaGTGTAATATCAAACTTATTCATCAATCAAtataatcaattttttaaaaagaatataaaataaataatcaacaattttaattgaaaattcaataatatttaaatgaaCCAAACTCAATTTAAACTTAAGTTTATTAGACAAATTGtcaaactaagcttcaacaatttTGACTTAATTCAATATAAGTATAACCTAACTTGACTCAATTATCTTAACTCAGCTCGGTTCATATGCGGATGTGGTCTCCTCCTAtgacattacttttgcttctcttgttTTCTCACCTTCCCTCAACTTCTCCTCGtctcatttaattttattttactattGATAGAAGTAGAGTTTTCTTCTGAccgtaataaatttaattagttttataaaaaaaatatgagataaGAAAGTAATATATAAATTGAGAGATAAAGAATCTAATTGAACAGTTAGTTTCTTGTCTCAAAGAGTCATCTAAGCCAATGGCGGAGCTAGGAATTATAATCTATCCCGGCTAAAAAATTTTaacgaaaaataaaattatttatatgcATTAGATATGgacaaataattattagaaactaATATGTCATAAAAATTATGATCGCTAATGCATTTTGTAAAGAAAATTTGATTTCATCGTTAAATTTAGCTGTAAAATTTAATATCCGTTGTTTAGCGATGAAATTTAATAttcgtcattaagtttcttaatatttttttaaaaaaatattaagaaaaacatataatattatcccacaaaaatattttagaaactaatttttacaagacaaattgaacaactataacttTATCTATTACTTTAACCCAAATCTATACAAACACTCATTGTCTCATTCATCAACTAGATAGGAAAATGATAGAtactaaaaatataacaaaatataaattagtaAAAGATTTATAGAAGTCTAAATTTGAGTAGAATCACAAAACTTATGGACTAGGACTAGACAAGCACATCAAATAGATAACtaaaattctgagttgaaatcacATCAAATTCTAGACAAGGTAACTATAAAAGCAAGTTGGTAACTCTGGAGTTAATCCTTGGGTCATTGCGGATAATGATACTATGAGCTGCATCAACAGTAATGACCTCGAAGTATTTGTAGGTCGAATCCTGCAAAACATGAGAGGACAAGTATAAAATGTTAGCAGTATAAAGTTCAATGACataaaaaagaaaactaatctcGCCTCATTAATTCAAAATATTAGgtgtagcaaacacaaacaaataaaaagTCTTGAAATGTTGAGTGACCAATGAAATATATAGAGTAATGGGACAAACATGAAAATGTATCTAATCAACTAACCACTTGAATTGCGCTCCAGCTGTAGTTTTCAGTTGAAGAACTTTCACACCATCAACTtcttaaataaaaatagaaaaaaattaattagcaCATATAACTCacaaagtaaaaaaattattttatgatcCATATATACATACACATTATCGAAGTTGTGCTCTACGATTCTTCAAAGTATAATATTCATCAATGATAGAATCTGAATCAATACTTGAAGCAAACTCTCTTTCAATGTAGATAATCATAGAATCTGTTAGAAAATCTTCTCCCATTCTATTACGAAGAACTGTTTTAACATGCTTCATAGCTGAAAATGCACGCTCTGTAGTTGCCGTAGAAACGagcaaagttaaaattagacgaatcaaCTTGTCGATCAAATTATAGTACTGTAATTTTTTTGTTTCAAATAACCCTTGACACAATTCTGAGATAGTGgacattttttgaaaatttcatgACAAACCACATCGAGCTCAAAATGTTGTAGTTGACATCTCAAATTATGGATTTCATGTTCAGTGAAGTCCTCAGGATAATACTTCTCAGCGAGATTACAAATCTTATCAATGTTGAACcgattaaaattatcttttggaTCCAAAGCAGAGCTAAGCA from Zingiber officinale cultivar Zhangliang chromosome 5B, Zo_v1.1, whole genome shotgun sequence encodes the following:
- the LOC121987097 gene encoding uncharacterized protein LOC121987097, which translates into the protein MWKHAYNPIERRESLWHLEATRERRACIFTNKRSAYSRSNSNSSRSARPRPRAHRRRPLPRPDRLCRDRRPPLLLRPLLLSPSSSPSPTARFHDPATRHVRYGFVTVRGLLVIDGHGPLPPGLATRHRLKPVDFVHAFAKPFHWRTPLAIRRSHRALLHVALPPSARFLRSIFAKEQSHSNCFLPFLRRRRRRGFRCYISAMISASSSSSTTDAPRNHKSTAAARPNQNNNAAAALVVPSPSVLSPSQSSSSSVSSHRPSSSSSGGGGGSGGASQACAVCKFQRRRCRPECLLAPFFPAKDAAKFQNAHRLFGVSNIQKIVRPLDPLQRAVAMETIIYESDMRAADPVSGCLGVVHQLQCQIRHDFAELEFVLNKLNACRAAATAASQQQRQVPAAIALQAAGVIADQDELNGIFAPSAMIHHPQQADHDQFSNNYFCYDDDDKEQSVLVPNSGINAANYNDDVINEHQKYLTLQPFQNHQGIVEGDAIIDNQAAALIADDDNELALPDGGGMFGSMRMRCSLQVDQLRGGQNPVEYVQVQGQEHDLKGAASLFTLTNYNNT